The genomic region AATTCTTTCCAAGCAAGCGCGTAGTGATTGAGAATCACAAGAACGATTGCAAACGCCCGAAGACCGTTCAAAGACTGAATCTCATTATCCCGATGATACAAAAGATCCTTAATAAAAGCTTTCATAGCTTCTCATGACCCTTTGCGGAAATTTTTCGGAGAGTCTTTCCGCAAAAATATATTTTTATTCTATAACTCTTTAACATTCGATGAATCAATTTTTTTGATTTTTTATTATTAATACTCTTTATTCGTGAAAGTGCGCCAAAAAAAAATTCTGAATGTTTATTAAGCAAAAAATTTCCTGAGCGAACAAAACGTACAGAAAGCGACCAATTTCAAATTCTATCGTCAGAACTAAATCATTCTCGCATAACAACAACTAGTTTCATTTTTAATCCACTTTGCTCTTATAAATGAACACATTTGAATCATAAATCAAAGAACGACTAACGTGAGTTTAGCGACCTTTCCTTGAAGACGAACAATTGTTATATTCCATTCTTTGCATCTTCTTGATTCTTCGTAGAAAGGAAATCGGAGAAAACGGTTCCCTTTTTTTCGGATTCTGAAGTTCGTTTTTATAAGTTGAAAACAAAATAAGAAACAAAGAAACGGAATGAGGGAACCAATGGCGATTCAATCCGAACAAAAGTTCGATTGAAAATCGTAAAAAGGAAATTTATAAAACGAAGAGAAGGATCGGATTGAAAACGTCCAGACGTAAGTTTCAAAAAATCGAAACAGAAAAAGATAATACGAAAGGATTAGGAATAAATCTAAAAAAAATCAGAGAAGAACGCGGAAAGGAAAAACGTGAAAAAAGAGAGAATCAAAATCGAATGAAAAAAGAGAACCAAGAAAGCACTGCAGGCAAAAAGAAAATCGAATCGGATGAGAAGATCGGGAAACGAAAGTGAATCAATCTTGACGAATGATTCTTCGAGAGTTTTAGATCCGGAGCGAATCCAAAACTCTCGAGAGAAGTTTTACTTGTTGCGTTTACGCATCGTAGCGTCGAGGTATTTCTTACGAAGACGCAGACTTGCAGGAGTTACTTCCAGAAGTTCATCGTCGTCAAGAAACTCGATGTTTTGTTCCAAGGAGAATTTTCTCGGAGGAACCAAACGAATCGCTTCGTCCGCACCGGAAGAACGCACGTTACTCAGCTTCTTCTCTTTTACGGGGTTCACTTCCAAATCGTTTTCGCGAGAATGGATTCCGATGATCATTCCCGGATAAACCGCGGTGTTCGGTCCGATCACCAATTCTCCCCTTTCCTGAATCTTCCAGAGAGCGTATGCGGTGGATTCTCCGGAGTCCATGGAAATCAAGGCGCCGTTCTTACGACCTGGGATTTCTCCTTTGTAAATATCAAAACGGAGGAAGCGGGAAGACATTACGCCCTCGCCTCTGGTTTCGGAGATGAAGAATCCTCTGAATCCGATGATCCCGCGTGTCGGAATTACGAATTCGACCCGGGTCATTCCGGACGGATGCGCGTCCATCAACTGAAGTTCGCCCTTTCTACGATTGAGTTCGGCGATGATCTGACCGGTGAACTGATCGGGAATGTCCATTACCAAATACTCGTACGGTTCGAGCTTTTGGCCTTGTTCGTTGGTTTTTAAGATTACTTCGGGGCGAGAAACCTGGATCTCGAAACCCTCTCTTCTCATCGTTTCGATCAGAACCGACAAATGAAGTTCACCGCGGCCCAGAACCTTAAAACGGTCCTTGTCTTCGGTTTCTTCCAGTCTCATCGCCACGTTGGTTTCGAGTTCGCGGTCCAGACGTTCGCGGATATTTCGGGTCGTTACGAACTTCCCTTCTTTTCCGGCAAACGGAGAATTGTTTACCATAAAGAACATGGATACGGTCGGTTCTTCAACCTCGATCGCCGGTCTTGGAGCCGGTTTTCCCGGTTCGCAGATCGTATCCCCGATAAACACGTCGGGAAGACCCGCGATTGCAACGATATCACCCGCTTCCGCGTTGTTGACCTCGTTTCGTTTCAGACCTTCGAAGTTGTATAATTTGGTAATTCTAAAAAGCGCGGTATCCGCCGGTGCGGCCGTGTCGGACTTCTTCGCCGCAAGTTGGATCACGTTCATTCCGAGCGCCATCTTTCCCGCGTAGATTTTTCCGACCGCGATTCTTCCTACGTAGTCGTTGTAATCCAAGGAAGTAACTTGGAATTGAAGAGGAGCTTCCGTATCCGCTTGAACGGGCGGAACGTGTTTGAGAACGGTGTCCAAAAGCGGATCTAAGTTCGTGCCCGGAGATTCGCTGAGGTTATGAACCGCCCAACCTTGTTTTGCGGAAGCATAAACGATCGGGAAGTCGAGCTGTTCGTCGGTTGCTCCGAGGTCGGAGAAAAGATCAAAAGCCATGTCTACGACTGCTTCGGGTCTTGCACCGGGACGATCGATTTTATTGATTACGAGAATGGGCTTGTGTCCGAGCTGAAGGGATTTTCCCAATACGAAACGAGTTTGTGGCATCGGTCCGTCGAAAGCATCCACGAGTAAAAGACAAGAATCCGCAGTTGCGAGAACTCGTTCTACTTCCCCGCCGAAATCCGCGTGGCCGGGAGTATCTACGACGTTGATTCTGGTTCCTTTGTAAACCACGGCGGTATTCTTCGCCTTGATCGTGATTCCTTTTTCCTTTTCCAGGTCGTTGGAGTCCATGATCCTTTCCCCGTCTTCTTTTGCAGTGACGGCGCCGGTTTGACGGAGAATTCCGTCCAGAAGTGTGGTTTTCCCATGGTCTACGTGGGCAATGATAGCTATGTTGCGGATTTCCATTCTAAGACCAAAAATTTCGGAAGCCTTGTGGTGTAAACCTTGTTTTTTGTCAATTTTTTAAAGGAAGAATTTTTTAACCGGTTTGAAACGAAGAATCTTCGGCAATGCCATGGTTCGGCCGTAGTCCTTGGGTTGCGCCGTGCTTGGTCGCGTTGGAAAAATCTTTTTCTAAGAATTTGTGGTAGTTCTTACAATCTTAGGAGATCCAAATCAATGGATTGAATCCGTAAAAAGTAGGAGTTCCACCAATCCTTAGCACCAGAAAGTTTTCTCGAACTGGGGGAAACGTAGTAGTTCCTACATCCGTTGGAAATCGAAAGGATTCCCGATCTCCAACCGATTCTCCGTTCTTAGGTCCGATCCGATCGATTCTCAAACCTTCCGCTCCGCCCTAAACTCGTTCCCCGAGTCGTGTTCCGCATGAACAAAGAAAAATAAAGGCAACTTCTTCACCTTTTGAAAACCTTCTCCTTGCACCAATCGATCGATCATTCTTTCAAAGGAAACCTGCGCATAAATCCGATCCCGATGAAGCAGATTGTTTTCATAAACCGTATTCCGATCTGTACCGTGATATTCCGAATATCGTTTGCGGGCCTTTTCCAAGTTTTGA from Leptospira kmetyi serovar Malaysia str. Bejo-Iso9 harbors:
- the typA gene encoding translational GTPase TypA; the protein is MEIRNIAIIAHVDHGKTTLLDGILRQTGAVTAKEDGERIMDSNDLEKEKGITIKAKNTAVVYKGTRINVVDTPGHADFGGEVERVLATADSCLLLVDAFDGPMPQTRFVLGKSLQLGHKPILVINKIDRPGARPEAVVDMAFDLFSDLGATDEQLDFPIVYASAKQGWAVHNLSESPGTNLDPLLDTVLKHVPPVQADTEAPLQFQVTSLDYNDYVGRIAVGKIYAGKMALGMNVIQLAAKKSDTAAPADTALFRITKLYNFEGLKRNEVNNAEAGDIVAIAGLPDVFIGDTICEPGKPAPRPAIEVEEPTVSMFFMVNNSPFAGKEGKFVTTRNIRERLDRELETNVAMRLEETEDKDRFKVLGRGELHLSVLIETMRREGFEIQVSRPEVILKTNEQGQKLEPYEYLVMDIPDQFTGQIIAELNRRKGELQLMDAHPSGMTRVEFVIPTRGIIGFRGFFISETRGEGVMSSRFLRFDIYKGEIPGRKNGALISMDSGESTAYALWKIQERGELVIGPNTAVYPGMIIGIHSRENDLEVNPVKEKKLSNVRSSGADEAIRLVPPRKFSLEQNIEFLDDDELLEVTPASLRLRKKYLDATMRKRNK